In the genome of Campylobacter helveticus, the window AGAGCTTGGCGGCACAGGCGGAATTATCTCAATCGATAAAAATGGAAAAGTGGGATATGCCTGGACTAAAGATAAGCTTGGAATGTATCACGGAGAAGCTAGACCGGGCGAAGAGCCTAAAATCTTCTGGCCTGTGGCCAAATAATACAAGTGCCTAAATTTAGGCACTTTCTTTAAACGCTTCTTTAAATAAAATTTGATAAAATGATAATTTAAACTTTCTATAAGAAAACTTAAGGGAAATACTAATGCTTAGCAAAGATGTCAATTTTTATTATAGACAAATTTTAGAAAAATATCCTAATTCTTATTTTACTCAGGATTTAAATAAAGTAATTATTGGGATAGATTGCGAATATTTAGACGCTAATGTCATAACTTTTAGCGAATTAAAGGCGAAATTTTATGAGTGTGCGGCTGGGGGAAAATTATGCGAATATGCTGGGTTTTTTGGGGTTTTGAGTGCAAATTTTATTAATTTATTTGAGGATTTGCCCCATTGTCAAAATGCAAATTATGATTTTCCTCAATTTTTATTTGCAAATGCTAAGGCTTATTTGCTATACGAAAAAAATAGCAAAATGTTTTTTAAATTTGGTAAAAATGAGTATTTTGACGACTTAAGCGAAGATTATGCTTTACAAAAAAAAGAAAAAGTGGAATTTAAAATCCTAAACGATTTACAACAAGAGCAAAAAGACTATGAAGCTATGGTAGAAAAGGCTAAAGAATATCTTTTAAGTGGGGATATTTTTCAAGTAGTTTTAAGCAAACAGCTTTGCATTGAGCATACTGCAAATGCTTTTGATTTTTACGAGGCTTTAAGCCTTGAAAATCCAAGTGCTTATATGTTTTATTTCCCTACGCGTTACGGCGTCGTTTTAGGCTCATCGCCTGAGCTTTTATTTAGCATTAAAAATAAAGAAATTTTCACAGCACCCATAGCTGGAACGAGAAATTTAAACGAAAATAGTGATTTGGTAGCACTAGAAAAAGAGCTTTTAGAAGATGAAAAAGAATTAAGTGAGCATAGAATGCTTGTAGATTTAGCTAGAAATGACATCTCTAAATTTGGTAAAAATACCAGAGTGGAAAAACTTTATAATATCTTAAAAAGCAAATATGTCATACACATCGTAAGTGAAGTTTATGCAAATTTAAAAGATGAGGCGAGTATTTTTGATGTGATTGGCGCACTTTTTCCAGCAGGGACACTAAGCGGTGCGCCAAAAATTCGCGCCTTAGAAATCATCAATGAGCTAGAGAAACTTGACCGCGGTGTTTATGGCGGAGCGGTGGGCTTTTTAAATTTCAATGAAAATGTCGTTTTAGCCCTCATCATACGCTCGGCTTTTTTCAAGGAAAATAAAGCTTATATTTCAAGCGGCGCTGGCATAGTATTACAAAGCAAAGCCGAGAAAGAATATGAAGAAATTTGCGCCAAAAGAAAGGCTTTAATAGCGACATTTGAAAGGCTTACAAAATGATACTTTTGATAGATAATTACGATTCTTTTGTTTATAATATTAAATTAATGCTTGAGAATTTAAGCGATGATGAGATTAAAGTCGTTAGAAATGATAAAATAAGCCTTAGCGAAATCAAAGCACTTAGCCCCTCCCATATCATCTTAAGCCCGGGTCCAAAGCACCCAAAAGATAGTGGAGTGTGCCTTGAAATTTTTAAAGAAAAGTTAGAAATTCCCGTGCTAGGAATTTGTCTAGGGCATCAAGCCTTAGGACTTAGTTTTAACGCAAAAATTAAAAGACTTCAAAATATCGCTCACGCAAAAAACTCTACAATCAGCATTCAAAAAGAAAGCGTTTTGTTTAAAAATGTGCCAAAAGAATTTAGCATTATGCGTTATCACTCTTTGGAAGTGGTGGAGCTTAATGCAAATTTAGAAGCCTTAGCTTATAGTGAAGATGGAATTTTAATGGCGATGAGGCACAAAAATTTGCCTTATTTTGGAATTCAATTTCACCCTGAAAGCTATTTTAGCGAATATGGCTTACAAATTTTTTCTAATTTCTTAAACGAAAACAAAAAAGAAAATAAAAAAGATAAGAATTTAAACGAGTATCTGCATAAATTAAGCGAAAATATCGCCCTAGAAAGCGAAGATTTTAAAAGAATTTGTGAATTTATAATGAGTAAAGAATATGAGCCTTTGCAAATCGCAGCCCTACTTATACTCATCACAGAAAAATCCTTAAATCAAAAATCCCTAAGTGCTTTCGTGCGTAATATTTTGCGTTATTCTCAAACCTTTAGTGATGAAAGTGAGATGATAGATATTTGTGGCACTGGAGGAGATGGCTTTAAGAGCATTAATGTCTCAACAGCCGTGGCTTTCATCTTGGCGGCTATGGGTGTAAAAGTCGCTAAACACGGCAACCGCGCCGTATCAAGCTCAAGCGGAAGTAGTGATGTCTTAGAAGCCTTACAAATTCCTATCGCTTCATCTTTAGAAGAGGGCTTAAAACTCTTAGAGCAGAAAAATCTCAACTTCTTTCACGCACCTTTTTTTCATCCTTTAGTTGGAGAGCTAAGAGAAATCCGCTCCAAGCTTGGCGTTAGAACCGTATTTAATGTTTTAGGTCCTTTGCTACACCCGAATTTAAAGCTTAAATACCAGCTTATGGGAAATTACCACGCCCCAGTGCATAGACTTTTGGCTGAAATTTTAAAGGCTCTTGGTAGAAAACACGCTTTAGTCGTAAGAGGAAATGACGGAATGGACGAAATTAGCATTTGTGATGAAAGTAAAATTATAGAGTTAAAAGACAATGAAATTTATGAATATAATGTCGCCCCAGAGCAATTTGGCTTTAAAAGAGCCTTTCACAATGAAATAGCAGGCTCAAGCCCTGAAAATAATGCTAAAGATTTAGAACTCATTTTAAGTGCAAAACTTAAAGGTGCGAAATTTGATATAGTCGTTTTAAATGCGATGTTTGCACTCTACACAGCAAATAAAGCTCAAAGCCCTTTGATAGCAAAAGATATGATTTTAGAGGCTTTGCACTCTGGGCTTGTGTATGAATATTTTAAAGCATATCAAAATGATAAAACTTAAAATTTGCGGCATAAAAGATGAAGAAAATGCAAAAGAAATCAGCGCTTTATACACGGTTGAATTTCTTGGTCTCATCTTTGCCAAAAGCATAAGGCAAGTGAGTGAAAAAACAGCCCAAAAACTCGCCGCCCTTATCCACCAAAATCATAAAAAAGTCGTGGGTGTTTTTGTCGATGAAAGCTTGGAATTTATCTTAAAAATAGCTCAAAATGTAGGGCTTGATGGAGTGCAAATTCATAGGCTCATCGACAAAGAAATGTTTGAAATTCTGCAAAAAAACAATCTTTTCATTTGGCAAGTTATCAGCGTGGGAGAGAATTTAAATTTACCAAAACAAATTTATGCCGATATGATTCTTTTTGACGCGAAAGGTAAATTAAGCGGTGGAAATGGCATAAGTTTTAACTGGGAATTGCTTAAAGATTTTAAGGGAAAATTTGGCTTAGCTGGGGGTATAGGAGCGCATAATATCCAAAAAGCTAAAACTTTAAATCCTACACTTATCGATGTCAATTCTAAAGTCGAAAATACGCAGGGTTTAAAAGAACTTGCTAAAATAGAGGAATTAATCAAGGAGTTTCAAAAATGAAAAAAAGCTACTATGGAAATTATGGAGGGCAATTTTTACCAGAAAGCGCGATGTTTGCCTTAAATGAACTCGAAAAAGCTTTCTTAAAATTTAGCAAAGATAAAGATTTTAAAAAAGAACTTAATGTGCTTTTAAAAACCTATGTTGGACGCCCTACCCCTCTTTACTATGCAAAAAATTTAAGCAAAATTTATGGACACAAAATTTATCTCAAAAGAGAAGATTTAAATCATACGGGCGCACATAAAATTAACAACGCCATAGCTCAAGCCCTACTCGCAAAAAAAATGGGAAAGAAAAAAATCATCGCTGAAACAGGAGCCGGGCAACACGGACTAGCAACCGCAACTGCGGCGGCACTTTTGGGATTAGAATGTGAAATTTTTATGGGTGCTGTCGATGTAGAAAGACAAGCCTTAAATGTCTATAAAATCGAACTTTTAGGCGCAAAAGTCAATGCTATAGAAAGCGGACTTAAAACCCTAAAGGAAGCAACCACAGCAGCCATTCAAAGCTGGGTAAGTGATATAAAAAATTTATTCTATGTGGTGGGAAGTGCGGTAGGTCCATATCCCTACCCTAAAATGGTAACACATTTTCAAAGCATCATCGGCAAAGAATGTAAAGCTCAACTTAAGAAGTTAGGCATTAAAGCTGATTATATCATCGCGGCAGTGGGCGGAGGCTCAAATGCGGCAGGAATTTTTAATGAATTTTTAAAAGATGAAAGTGTTAAACTCATAGGGATAGAAGCCGCTGGACTTGGAATTTCAACCCCTTATCACGCTGCGACATTGACAAAGGGCAAAACGGGCATTATACACGGAATGAAAACTAAGGTTTTACAAGATGAGCTTGGAAATATTTTGCCCGTGCATAGCATTTCTGCGGGGCTTGATTATCCGGGCGTTGGACCACTGCACGCACACTTATTCGAAAGTAAAAGAGCTAGGTATGAAGCTATTAGCGATGATGAATGTATGAGGGCTTTAAAACTACTCTGCAAAGAAGAAGGGATTATCCCAGCTATCGAAAGCTCACACGCTCTAGCTTTTTTAGAAAAGCTCTGCCCTACTCTAAAGAAAAAAAGCGTCATCGTTGTCAATCTTTCTGGGCGTGGAGATAAAGATATGACAAGCATTAGAGCTTATAAAAAAGGGGTTATTTATGGTTGATTTTAAAAAATTTTATAAAAATAAAGCCAATGTCGCTTATATAGTAATGGGCTATCCAAATTTAAAGATAAGTGAGGAATTTATCAAGCGTTTAGATGAATGCCATATCGATATTTTGGAGGTTGGTGTGCCTTATAGCGACCCAATAGCTGATGGAAAAATTATCGCTAATGCCGCAAACAAAGCTTTAAAAAATGGGACAACTATCCATAAAGTTTTAGAAAGCTTAAAACGCATAAAAAGCGATAAGGCTTTAGTTTTTATGGCGTATTATAATCTCATCTTTGCCTATGGCTTAAAAGCTTTCGTTAAGGTGGCAAAAAATGCTGGAATTTGTGGTTTAATCGTGCCTGAATTAAGCTACGAGGAAAGTGCAGACTTAAAAAAAGAATGCGACAAGGAAGGCTTAGCACTCATCACTTTTATAAGCATTACAACACCAAAAGAACGCATAGCAAAGCTTTGTAAAAATGCAAATGGCTTTATTTATCTCTTAGCAAGTGTTGGACTAACTGGAGGAAAGTCTTCGCAAAATGAACTTTTGGAGCAAAAGATTAAAGAAATTAAAGCTCACTCAAATTTACCTATTTTCGTGGGTTTTGGCATAAAGAATAATCAAGATGTCAAAAATATTCACAAAATTAGCGATGGGGCGATAGTCGGCACGAGCGTTGTTAGAGAATTTCAAAATAAAGAAATAGAAAAAATTATAAAAAATGTGGGAGAAATCTTTAGAAAATAAGTTTTTAGCTAATTTTTACCTTAAATGTACTATAATGTAGGATTAAAGCTTAGAGGAGTTTAGATGTTAAAAATACTTGAATATTCTATTACGCATTTTTGCGAACACATTTTGAGACTACACATTGATAAGGCTGAAGATATCGGCGGTGAGCTTTATGGAGCTTCAATACCTATTGAAGGGGCAAATGGCAATGAATATGATTTTTACCTATTTTTTCCTAAAGAGGCTTTGAAAAAATTCGCAGATGTTTTAATTAGCAATCACAAATTTAAAGAGGACGATTGGTGTGATTTGACAAAAGAATGCGCAAATCAAATCATAGGCTACGCTAAAAATTTGTTAAATGATGTCAAAGGTGAGGATGAGTATAAACTCGGCATACCAGAGTATCTAGGACGCATTGACTTTTCAAGCATAAAACTAGAAGAATCTTTAACTTACTCTATTGAAAATCATAACTTTAGGATAGGTTTTAAAAAATATGAGCGATGAAGTAATCGAAAATATCAATGATATTCATGGGCTTTTGCATTCCTATGAAGATATTTTGGATATTACCGTCGACTTTGTTAGTGAGCTAGGCACGACAAATATGAGCGTGTCCGAGCTCTTAAAACTTGAAGTTGGCTCCGTGATTGATCTTGAAAAGCCAGCTGGTGAAAGTGTGGAACTTTACATTAACAAAAGAATTTTTGGAAAAGGTGAGGTTATGGTCTATGAAAAAAATCTAGCCATAAGAATCAATGAAATCCTTGATTCCAAAACAGTTTTGCAATATTTTAAAAAAGAAATTTAGTGAAGCAGTTTATTTTCTTACTTTTATTTTCCCTACCGCTTTTTAGTGCTAAACTTGTAAGTTATAATATTTATGATAGAAATGATAGAGTTGATTTAATGCTTTCTTTTGATAGTGCTTATCAAGGCAAAATTTCACAAAAAAAAGAGGGCGAATTTGCACTTTTGAGTTTTGAAGGGCTTGAAGCCAAAGATGAGCTTAAAAGTTTAAACTCCAAGCTCGTTAATAAAATTCAAATAAGTTCTAAAAATAATACCACACACATTATGTTTCAAGCAAAAGAAAAGCTAGATTTTGGCCTTAGTTCTATCAATGGCAAATTTGGACTCCGTATAAGAGCTTTGCCTGAGGGTGCAAATCTCCCTCAGCTTTCTCAACCCATAAAACAAGAGACGGATAAAGAAGCTGATTTAATGCCAAAACCTAAAAATATTGAAAGCTTTGACTACACAAACTACATACTCGTTATGCTCGTTTTGGTGCTTTTGCTTGTGGTTTTATGGTGGTTTAAAAAAACAAATGTTAATTCTAAAAATTTTGGCGGAATTAAATTTCAAAGAAATATAGATAGAAACAATCAACTGGTCGTTTTAGACTATGAAAACAAACGCTATGTAATGATTATAGGAAATTCGAATTTGCTTTTAGAAAGTAAAGAAGTCCAGCAAGAAGAAATAAAAGTGGATAATAAAGACTTTAATTCTTTCTTTGAAGATAATAAAAGAAAAATTCAAAATCTCATTTTGGAAAAGCAAAAGAAGGATTAAGGAAGCTGATTTATAGCAAGAGTTAAAGGAATAGACTTTGAAATCTTCTTAAATCCCTCTTTAACCAAATTCAATTCCCTATCCTCATTATAAATATACAAAGTGCTACCAAGCATCTTAAAAGAAACCTTATCTTCACAGCTTAATGTTTTAGCCAAAGCCAAAATAAAACTCAACCAAGTCATAATTCTAGCATTAGGCAAAAGCTGTCTTAAAGACTCTGCCTCGTAAGGATTTGCCTTTTTGCCATTTAATTTGATAATAGTAGCGATTAAAACCTTATCTTGGTGCGAAAAACCATAACTTAATCCGCCTAGTATCAAATTCATCGCATGCTCGTTAGCAAAATAAAAATTTACATACTCTCCTATATGACAAAGTTTTGCAGCATTTATCAAAATGCTTTTATATCTTTTATTTAAGCCGTGTAAATTTTGCAAAACATCAAAAAGCTGTGTGGTAAAATATGGGGTTTTATAATGTAAATCTTGCTTTAAAAATCTATCTTGTAAAGATTTTAAGCTAGGATTAAAATTCATGGGGAAAATGTGGCGAGGCTTGAGCAAATCTTTTAGAAAAACGCCCTCGCGTATGCCAACCCCACTCGTAATCACCTGCTTACATTTAAGCTTTTCGGCAATTTTAAGAAAAATCAAAGCTCCCTCTTGAATGGTATCAAATCGCTCTTTTTTAATCCCAAAGCTCATTAAGGTTTGCACATCCGCATCAAGCATCCTTGCGATATAATGCTTTTCATACTTAAAATCATAACGAAAATCGTGCAAATTTTTCAAAGCATAAGAATTTTTTTGCATAATAGAATTTGAAATTGCTCTTAAGCTTCCACCTATGGCAATGAGATTGTCATTGCAAAAATGCGCAGGAATTTGCTCCAAAATAGGCTTCAAAAATGCCTCAATATTACCAAGTTTATTAGTATCATAAAAAAGCTCTTTAAGTCTTACCGTGCCGATATCAAGCGAGATAGAATCTATAATTTTATTTTCTTTAATCAAGCAAAGCTCACTTGAACCCCCACCTATATCGAGGGTGGTGGCATTTTTAAAAGGACTGAGTAAATTTAAAGCTGCCAAACCGCCCAAAAAACTCTCATTTTTTCCATCGATACAGCGGATATTAAGTCCTAATTTTTCTCTAATTCTTTGAATGAAATACTTAGAATTTGGTGCATCTCTTAAGGCTGAAGTTCCTACGATGAGAATTTTTTTGCATTTATGCTTATAGGCACACTCTTTAAAATAACTCAACGCATCTTCTGCTCTTTGCATAGCTTCCTCTTGCAAAACCTTGCCATTATTATAAGCATTTTCGCCAAGTCTTACTTTTCTTTTAAATTCGGCAGTTGTATAAAAACCATAACGCGAAGTTTTCTCAAAAATTACCATCCTTATAGAATTTGAACCCAAATCTACAACAGCCGTTTTCTTTGCCATTTAATTTTCTCTATGACGACTTTTAAGACGAAGTTCTTCTATGGTTTCGCTATTATCAGGATCTGGTATAATGCACTCATAAGGACAGGCAACTATACAAGCAGGCTCGGAAAAATCATTAACACACTCGGAACAAAGGTCAGGGTCAATGACATAAATGGGGCTATTTTCACAAATGGCATCATCGGGACATTCCTCCCTACAAGCATCACAGCAAACGCAATCTTTTGTTATTAAAAGAGACATTCTTACCTTTCGCAATAAAATAATTTAACCTTATACTATAAGAAAACTTAAATATAATATAAATAGAGAAATAAAAGAAGAAAATTTGCACCGCAAGGTGCAAAAATTAAGATTTTTTAGGGAAGCAAAAACGATAACCCCTGCGGCGAACCGTTTCTATCGTGGAAATATTAAGAGGTTTATCCATCTTTTGACGAATTTGATTAATGGCAACCTCAATAACATTTGGTGTTACAAGCTCAGGCTCTTCCCAAATCGCATCTAAAAGTTGTTCTTTAGAAACAATTTGGTCTGAATGTCTTGCAAGATGCGTCAGCACTTCAAAAGGCTTACCCTTAAGCTCTATGTCTTGTCCTTTATAGGTGATTTTTTCTTCATCTGGGTCGATAGTCAAATCTTCTATCTTAATCACATTTGTGCCACCAAGTCTAAGTCTCGCTTCAATTCTTGCCAAGAATACATCAAAATCAAAAGGTTTTTTAATGAAATCATCAGCACCTAATTTTAAAGCTTTTATTTCATTTTCCTTATCTGTTTTTGAAGAAATGATAATGATAGGAGTGCGAGGAGATTTTTGCTTAATAAGACGGATAAGTTCTGCCCCATCGCCATCAGATAAAGTCCAACTTACCAAAATCAAATCATAATGTCTAATACCAATAAAATATTCTCCATCCTTAAAATTCTCAGAGGAATCGCTTTGGTAGCCAAACTGACTGAGATTCTCCACTATGCTTTTGTTAAGACCTATATCATCTTCCACAACCAAAATTCTCATTTTTTATCCTTTATGTTTAAGAAAATTTTAAAAAGTATAACACAATTTAAGTTAATATTTATTTTTTCCTTACAAATAAATCCAAAAAACTATGAACCAAAATTTGAATTCGATGTCGCTTTCGAACCACCACCGAAAAATCCAGATTTAGTTCCAGTGCTACTAGCTTTTGACGCTCCTGCTTTGTTAAAGCTATTTACACTTCTTTGATACGCACTTTGATTTGAAAAAGCTCCTCTTTGTTGGTTGGCAAAATTTTGATTATTAAAAAGTTTTGAGCCTATCCAACTACCCAAAATCGCTCCCGCAGCACTT includes:
- a CDS encoding anthranilate synthase component I family protein, whose translation is MLSKDVNFYYRQILEKYPNSYFTQDLNKVIIGIDCEYLDANVITFSELKAKFYECAAGGKLCEYAGFFGVLSANFINLFEDLPHCQNANYDFPQFLFANAKAYLLYEKNSKMFFKFGKNEYFDDLSEDYALQKKEKVEFKILNDLQQEQKDYEAMVEKAKEYLLSGDIFQVVLSKQLCIEHTANAFDFYEALSLENPSAYMFYFPTRYGVVLGSSPELLFSIKNKEIFTAPIAGTRNLNENSDLVALEKELLEDEKELSEHRMLVDLARNDISKFGKNTRVEKLYNILKSKYVIHIVSEVYANLKDEASIFDVIGALFPAGTLSGAPKIRALEIINELEKLDRGVYGGAVGFLNFNENVVLALIIRSAFFKENKAYISSGAGIVLQSKAEKEYEEICAKRKALIATFERLTK
- the trpD gene encoding anthranilate phosphoribosyltransferase, whose protein sequence is MILLIDNYDSFVYNIKLMLENLSDDEIKVVRNDKISLSEIKALSPSHIILSPGPKHPKDSGVCLEIFKEKLEIPVLGICLGHQALGLSFNAKIKRLQNIAHAKNSTISIQKESVLFKNVPKEFSIMRYHSLEVVELNANLEALAYSEDGILMAMRHKNLPYFGIQFHPESYFSEYGLQIFSNFLNENKKENKKDKNLNEYLHKLSENIALESEDFKRICEFIMSKEYEPLQIAALLILITEKSLNQKSLSAFVRNILRYSQTFSDESEMIDICGTGGDGFKSINVSTAVAFILAAMGVKVAKHGNRAVSSSSGSSDVLEALQIPIASSLEEGLKLLEQKNLNFFHAPFFHPLVGELREIRSKLGVRTVFNVLGPLLHPNLKLKYQLMGNYHAPVHRLLAEILKALGRKHALVVRGNDGMDEISICDESKIIELKDNEIYEYNVAPEQFGFKRAFHNEIAGSSPENNAKDLELILSAKLKGAKFDIVVLNAMFALYTANKAQSPLIAKDMILEALHSGLVYEYFKAYQNDKT
- a CDS encoding phosphoribosylanthranilate isomerase, coding for MIKLKICGIKDEENAKEISALYTVEFLGLIFAKSIRQVSEKTAQKLAALIHQNHKKVVGVFVDESLEFILKIAQNVGLDGVQIHRLIDKEMFEILQKNNLFIWQVISVGENLNLPKQIYADMILFDAKGKLSGGNGISFNWELLKDFKGKFGLAGGIGAHNIQKAKTLNPTLIDVNSKVENTQGLKELAKIEELIKEFQK
- the trpB gene encoding tryptophan synthase subunit beta; translation: MKKSYYGNYGGQFLPESAMFALNELEKAFLKFSKDKDFKKELNVLLKTYVGRPTPLYYAKNLSKIYGHKIYLKREDLNHTGAHKINNAIAQALLAKKMGKKKIIAETGAGQHGLATATAAALLGLECEIFMGAVDVERQALNVYKIELLGAKVNAIESGLKTLKEATTAAIQSWVSDIKNLFYVVGSAVGPYPYPKMVTHFQSIIGKECKAQLKKLGIKADYIIAAVGGGSNAAGIFNEFLKDESVKLIGIEAAGLGISTPYHAATLTKGKTGIIHGMKTKVLQDELGNILPVHSISAGLDYPGVGPLHAHLFESKRARYEAISDDECMRALKLLCKEEGIIPAIESSHALAFLEKLCPTLKKKSVIVVNLSGRGDKDMTSIRAYKKGVIYG
- the trpA gene encoding tryptophan synthase subunit alpha; its protein translation is MVDFKKFYKNKANVAYIVMGYPNLKISEEFIKRLDECHIDILEVGVPYSDPIADGKIIANAANKALKNGTTIHKVLESLKRIKSDKALVFMAYYNLIFAYGLKAFVKVAKNAGICGLIVPELSYEESADLKKECDKEGLALITFISITTPKERIAKLCKNANGFIYLLASVGLTGGKSSQNELLEQKIKEIKAHSNLPIFVGFGIKNNQDVKNIHKISDGAIVGTSVVREFQNKEIEKIIKNVGEIFRK
- the fliN gene encoding flagellar motor switch protein FliN — protein: MSDEVIENINDIHGLLHSYEDILDITVDFVSELGTTNMSVSELLKLEVGSVIDLEKPAGESVELYINKRIFGKGEVMVYEKNLAIRINEILDSKTVLQYFKKEI
- a CDS encoding Ppx/GppA phosphatase family protein, whose product is MAKKTAVVDLGSNSIRMVIFEKTSRYGFYTTAEFKRKVRLGENAYNNGKVLQEEAMQRAEDALSYFKECAYKHKCKKILIVGTSALRDAPNSKYFIQRIREKLGLNIRCIDGKNESFLGGLAALNLLSPFKNATTLDIGGGSSELCLIKENKIIDSISLDIGTVRLKELFYDTNKLGNIEAFLKPILEQIPAHFCNDNLIAIGGSLRAISNSIMQKNSYALKNLHDFRYDFKYEKHYIARMLDADVQTLMSFGIKKERFDTIQEGALIFLKIAEKLKCKQVITSGVGIREGVFLKDLLKPRHIFPMNFNPSLKSLQDRFLKQDLHYKTPYFTTQLFDVLQNLHGLNKRYKSILINAAKLCHIGEYVNFYFANEHAMNLILGGLSYGFSHQDKVLIATIIKLNGKKANPYEAESLRQLLPNARIMTWLSFILALAKTLSCEDKVSFKMLGSTLYIYNEDRELNLVKEGFKKISKSIPLTLAINQLP
- a CDS encoding YfhL family 4Fe-4S dicluster ferredoxin; amino-acid sequence: MSLLITKDCVCCDACREECPDDAICENSPIYVIDPDLCSECVNDFSEPACIVACPYECIIPDPDNSETIEELRLKSRHREN
- the hsrA gene encoding homeostatic response regulator transcription factor HsrA, with translation MRILVVEDDIGLNKSIVENLSQFGYQSDSSENFKDGEYFIGIRHYDLILVSWTLSDGDGAELIRLIKQKSPRTPIIIISSKTDKENEIKALKLGADDFIKKPFDFDVFLARIEARLRLGGTNVIKIEDLTIDPDEEKITYKGQDIELKGKPFEVLTHLARHSDQIVSKEQLLDAIWEEPELVTPNVIEVAINQIRQKMDKPLNISTIETVRRRGYRFCFPKKS